AATAGGAAATGCACTCCATACTACCAAAGTTACTTGTGATGCTCTTTGTAGCAATCTTTGCCACCGGTTGCGCCACCAATCAGCCCTACGATTATTCGGCATACAAACAGATCCGCCCCCACTCGATTTTGATATTGCCACCCATCAATGATTCACCGGATGTTAATGCGACCTATAGCGTATTTGCGCAAATGACCCATCCGCTGGCGGAGGCGGGTTACTATGTTTTCCCGGTGACATTGGTTGATGAAACCTTCAAACAAAACGGTCTCACCACTCCCGCCGATATTCATGCAGTTGCACCGCGCAAGTTGCAGGAGATTTTTGGTGCAGATGCCGCGTTGTATGTGACCATTACCAGATATGGCACCAGCTATATGATCATCAGTAGCGCGGCAATTGTAGCAGCGAACGCCAAGCTGGTTGACCTGAAAACCGGGAAACTACTCTGGCAGGGGTCGGCATCAGCCTCTAGCGAGGAAGGTCAGAACAATTCGGGTGGGCTAGCGGCAATTTTAATTTCTGCGATTATTAAACAAATTGCGAGTAGCGTATTTGACGCTAGCCACAATGTCGCGGGGCTCACCAGTGAACGATTATTGTCGGCAGGACACCCCAACGGAATTCTGTACGGTCCGCGCTCCCCCCTCTACGGAAAAGACTAGACCTTTAAACGCTACGGGAAATCTCTAACGTTGGCCATCGTCTCGTCATTCCGGTAGGAATTTCCGGAATGACGAGCAGGTAGCAAGTTGCAATTAGAGATTATCCTGTGGCTATTTCATTCACGCTTTGAATCAAGTACTTCATTTTCCGCTGCCGCTGGGGTTGGGAATTTGGCGTTATTTTTCTCAGTCTTCTTGAGAAGGATCATTTCCGTCTCTGACCAGAGGTCGGGCCACGCGCGGCGGTCTTTGTCCACCAAAATCCACAGAAAGCCAAGCCCCAAACAAGCCCAAGAGACCAGGGCGGCCAGGAAGCGCAGAGCGGCCTGCTTCCAACCTACAGGGGAGCCGTTCGGACGTTGTACGCGCAACCGCCAGGCACGCATCCCCAGGGT
Above is a window of Gammaproteobacteria bacterium DNA encoding:
- a CDS encoding putative lipoprotein NMB1124/NMB1162 (Evidence 3 : Putative function from multiple computational evidences); translated protein: MHSILPKLLVMLFVAIFATGCATNQPYDYSAYKQIRPHSILILPPINDSPDVNATYSVFAQMTHPLAEAGYYVFPVTLVDETFKQNGLTTPADIHAVAPRKLQEIFGADAALYVTITRYGTSYMIISSAAIVAANAKLVDLKTGKLLWQGSASASSEEGQNNSGGLAAILISAIIKQIASSVFDASHNVAGLTSERLLSAGHPNGILYGPRSPLYGKD
- a CDS encoding RDD domain-containing protein, which translates into the protein MTDATAPSPRPTLVRRLAAMVYDFFLLFSLLFIAGFLSLPFTGGERVPPGNQLFRLYLLVVSFLFYGWFWTHGGQTLGMRAWRLRVQRPNGSPVGWKQAALRFLAALVSWACLGLGFLWILVDKDRRAWPDLWSETEMILLKKTEKNNAKFPTPAAAENEVLDSKRE